A genomic segment from Spinacia oleracea cultivar Varoflay chromosome 3, BTI_SOV_V1, whole genome shotgun sequence encodes:
- the LOC130469959 gene encoding uncharacterized protein, protein MTTEEMTLAEMKAANEKAQAELAQERASIENLQKELDSVKSTKHQSRYKPGAKPKKLIFEMTDDSEDLSDGEEPHGEEDETTPDPVTKRLNKMEAHMKKECSLMLKLMTKLPGAPTPVETEPTDGYAALPFCEAIARVTVPHQLRLPTWTILYDGTSDPYRHVNVYKQRMWQIGIPYDLVEPVMCKSFGGTLDGAALEWLMNITPGSIFCLPDLINAFYQQFASSRQLEKQTSDLYRLVQGPTESVRDYFNRFNCEKISIKNCDVRTAIEAFKRGLIPNSELYRELTKYPCATFEEVRSRATAQMRIEDDEITRMASQRPAGGSSDRRSYTPRNNGWRHQPYNRQNQVQNVNQYDDTNNVYRNERVVYPPISEYGFNVDIGGVVNALQSVGGTVRWPKKSDRPDSMKDMSRWCDFHRDNGHTTEECISLKKEVAYLLKRGHLKDLLSDKGKETYNKDNNSQPNPAPSGDRPAPPMFEKVVNVISGDSDICGLTSSAAKKINRGESEAVKEGQTEEK, encoded by the coding sequence ATGACTACTGAAGAGATGACGCTCGCAGAGATGAAAGCAGCCAACGAAAAGGCCCAAGCAGAGCTCGCCCAAGAAAGGGCCTCCATTGAAAACCTCCAGAAGGAGCTCGACTCTGTGAAAAGTACCAAGCATCAATCGCGTTACAAGCCAGGTGCAAAACCAAAGAAGTTGATATTCGAGATGACTGACGACTCCGAGGACCTGTCCGACGGCGAAGAGCCACATGGAGAAGAGGATGAAACAACACCGGACCCCGTCACCAAGCGCCTAAATAAGATGGAAGCTCACATGAAGAAGGAATGCTCGCTGATGCTGAAGCTGATGACCAAGCTGCCAGGGGCACCCACGCCCGTGGAAACCGAACCGACCGACGGGTATGCAGCTTTGCCGTTTTGTGAAGCGATCGCTAGGGTGACGGTCCCACACCAGCTCCGACTTCCTACCTGGACCATCCTGTACGACGGAACGTCTGATCCATACAGACACGTCAACGTCTACAAGCAGCGAATGTGGCAGATCGGCATCCCCTACGACCTGGTCGAGCCCGTCATGTGCAAATCATTTGGAGGAACCCTCGACGGAGCAGCTCTGGAATGGCTCATGAACATAACCCCTGGATCCATCTTCTGCCTGCCCGACCTCATCAACGCCTTCTACCAGCAATTCGCCAGCAGTCGCCAGTTGGAGAAACAGACAAGTGACCTCTATCGGTTGGTCCAAGGACCTaccgagtcggtacgcgattattttaaccgttttaattgtgaGAAAATTAGTATAAAAAATTGTGATGTCAGGACAGCCATCGAAGCATTTAAAAGAGGTCTCATCCCCAACTCGGAGCTGTACCGGGAACTAACCAAATATCCCTGTGCAACCTTCGAAGAGGTCAGATCGAGAGCCACTGCCCAGATGCGGATTGAAGACGACGAGATTACACGAATGGCTTCTCAGCGACCAGCAGGGGGCAGTAGCGACAGGAGGTCGTACACCCCAAGGAACAACGGCTGGAGACACCAACCATACAACCGCCAGAACCAGGTACAAAATGTCAATCAATATGATGATACTAACAATGTTTACAGGAATGAACGGGTCGTTTACCCTCCCATCTCCGAGTATGGCTTCAACGTCGACATCGGAGGCGTGGTGAACGCCCTTCAAAGTGTAGGTGGTACCGTCAGATGGCCTAAGAAGAGCGACAGACCAGACTCTATGAAGGACATGAGCAGGTGGTGCGACTTCCACCGCGACAATGGCCACACAACCGAGGAATGCATCTCCCTCAAAAAGGAGGTAGCGTATCTACTGAAAAGAGGCCACCTGAAGGACCTACTGAGCGACAAAGGAAAGGAGACGTACAACAAGGACAACAACTCCCAACCCAACCCAGCACCAAGCGGCGACCGACCGGCCCCGCCCATGTTCGAAAAAGTGGTAAACGTTATTTCAGGTGATTCAGATATATGTGGACTAACCtcttctgcagctaaaaaaATCAACAGAGGCGAATCCGAAGCCGTCAAAGAGGGGCAGACCGAAGAGAAGTAG